One genomic window of Ziziphus jujuba cultivar Dongzao chromosome 4, ASM3175591v1 includes the following:
- the LOC107416643 gene encoding wall-associated receptor kinase-like 1, with protein MLTDGRIVAVKKSKIVDESKIAEFINEVVILSQVNHRNVVKLLGCCLETEVPLLVYEFIPNGTLSQYIHNQNEEFPLTWEMRLRIAIEIAGALSYLHSAASFPIYHRDIKSTNILLDEKYRAKIADFGTSRSISIEQTHITTLVHGTLGYLDPEYFQSNQFTEKSDVYSFGVVLLELLTGEKAISMRSEEVGRSLATHFIVSMQEGRLFDILDGHVLKGPKEGVMVVANLAKRCLNLNGRKRPTMKEVTMELEGIQMLGKATTSINVPQNHEEVECVRTQVIEPWDVTSISTGSAYDTGRDSSLHELPLLSFSS; from the coding sequence ATGTTGACCGATGGAAGGATTGTTGCTgttaaaaaatccaaaatagtGGACGAGAGCAAAATTGCAGAATTCATCAATGAGGTTGTCATTCTTTCTCAAGTTAATCACAGAAATGTGGTTAAATTGCTTGGATGCTGCTTAGAAACTGAAGTCCCTCTTCTAGTTTATGAATTCATACCAAATGGAACTCTTTCACAATATATCCATAACCAGAACGAGGAGTTTCCGCTTACATGGGAAATGCGGCTGCGCATTGCCATAGAAATTGCAGGAGCTCTTTCTTACCTGCATTCTGCTGCTTCCTTTCCCATATATCACCGCGACATAAAGTCTACAAACATCCTCTTAGATGAGAAGTACAGAGCAAAAATAGCAGATTTTGGAACTTCAAGATCAATTTCCATTGAGCAAACTCACATCACGACTCTTGTACATGGCACATTGGGTTACTTGGATCCTGAATATTTCCAATCAAACCAGTTCACTGAGAAGAGTGACGTTTATAGCTTTGGAGTGGTCCTTCTTGAGCTGTTGACCGGAGAAAAAGCAATTTCTATGAGATCAGAAGAAGTAGGAAGAAGTCTAGCCACGCATTTCATTGTCTCAATGCAGGAAGGTCGTCTATTCGACATTCTTGATGGTCATGTATTAAAGGGTCCGAAAGAAGGTGTAATGGTGGTTGCTAATCTTGCCAAGAGATGCCTGAATTTGAATGGAAGGAAACGACCTACCATGAAAGAAGTGACAATGGAGTTAGAGGGGATTCAAATGTTAGGGAAAGCGACTACTTCTATTAATGTTCCACAAAATCATGAAGAAGTTGAATGTGTCAGAACTCAAGTTATTGAACCATGGGATGTTACTTCCATTTCAACTGGCTCAGCTTATGATACTGGTCGTGATTCATCCTTGCATGAATTACCTTTATTGTCTTTTAGCTCGTAG
- the LOC107416662 gene encoding auxin response factor 6, whose translation MRLSSSSSSSGFNHQPQEGEKKCLNSELWHACAGPLVSLPPVGSRVVYFPQGHSEQVAASTNKEVDAHIPNYPNLPPQLICQLHNVTMHADVETDEVYAQMTLQPLSPQEQKDVYLLPAELGTPSKQPTNYFCKTLTASDTSTHGGFSVPRRAAEKVFPPLDYTMQPPAQELIARDLHDNEWKFRHIFRGQPKRHLLTTGWSVFVSAKRLVAGDSVLFIWNEKNQLLLGIRRANRPQTVMPSSVLSSDSMHIGLLAAAAHAAATNSRFTIFYNPRASPSEFVIPLAKYVKAVYHTRVSVGMRFRMLFETEESSVRRYMGTITGISDLDPVRWSSSHWRSVKVGWDESTAGERQPRVSLWEIEPLTTFPMYPSPFPLRLKRPWPSGLPSFHALKDGDMSINSPLMWLQGGVGDQGMQSLNFQGFGVTPWVQPRLDASLPGLQPDLYQAMAAAALQEMRAVDPTKCSSQSLLPFQQSQNVSNGPAGLIQRQMLPQSQSQSTFLQSFQENQAPAQAQLLQQQIQRYHPYSDQRQQQHQQQQQPQLQQSQQLHQLSVQQHIPNVISSLSNFASVTQSHSPSLQAIPSQCQQQTFTDPVTNPISSSDVSPMHSILGSLSQDGGSHLLNLNGSNSVISSSSLLSKQITVEPQLPSGTAQCVLPQVEQLGTPQSSNVSELASLPPFPGREYSSYQGATDPQSNLLFGVNIDSSSLMLQNGMSNLRNIGSENDSLSMPFGSSNYSSAAGTDFPLNSDMTTSSCVDESGFLQSSENVDQANPPTRTFVKVHKAGSFGRSLDISKFSSYDELRSELARMFGLEGQLQDPQRSGWQLVFVDRENDVLLLGDDPWQEFVNNVWYIKILSPLEVQEMGKNGLNPTSSVPSQKLRNSSNTCDDFVGRQELRNSSNGIASMGSLDY comes from the exons aTGAGACTCTCGTCTTCGTCGTCCTCATCGGGGTTTAATCATCAGCCTCAGGAAG GGGAGAAGAAATGTTTAAATTCCGAGTTGTGGCATGCATGTGCGGGCCCTCTTGTGTCTCTGCCTCCTGTTGGAAGTCGTGTTGTCTACTTTCCTCAGGGTCACAGTGAGCAG GTTGCTGCTTCAACCAACAAGGAAGTAGATGCTCATATTCCAAATTACCCAAACTTGCCCCCACAGCTTATATGCCAGCTTCACAATGTCACTATGCAT GCAGACGTGGAGACAGATGAAGTATATGCTCAAATGACCCTTCAGCCACTGAGTCCG CAAGAGCAAAAGGATGTATACCTCCTCCCTGCAGAATTGGGTACTCCCAGCAAGCAGCCAACCAATTATTTCTGCAAAACATTGACTGCAAGTGATACTAGcactcatggaggattctctgtTCCTCGCCGTGCAGCTGAAAAAGTCTTTCCACCTCTT GATTACACAATGCAGCCCCCAGCTCAGGAGCTAATTGCAAGAGATCTTCATGATAATGAATGGAAATTCAGACATATATTTCGAG GACAGCCCAAGAGGCATCTTCTTACAACAGGATGGAGTGTGTTTGTTAGTGCGAAAAGACTTGTTGCTGGTGATTCGGTCCTTTTTATCTG GAATGAAAAGAATCAGCTGCTATTGGGTATCCGACGGGCAAATCGTCCACAGACTGTCATGCCTTCATCAGTTTTATCAAGTGACAGCATGCACATTGGTCTTCTTGCTGCTGCAGCTCATGCAGCTGCCACAAATAGTCGCTTTACTATTTTTTATAATCCTAG GGCTAGTCCTTCAGAATTTGTCATACCCTTGGCCAAGTATGTTAAAGCTGTCTATCATACACGGGTTTCTGTGGGCATGCGATTTAGAATGCTGTTTGAGACTGAAGAATCTAGTGTCCGTCG ATACATGGGTACAATAACTGGAATTAGTGATTTAGATCCAGTTCGCTGGTCAAGTTCACATTGGCGCTCTGTGAAG GTTGGCTGGGATGAATCTACAGCCGGGGAGAGGCAGCCAAGGGTTTCATTGTGGGAAATTGAGCCATTAACAACCTTCCCAATGTATCCATCTCCATTTCCCCTTAGACTGAAGCGACCTTGGCCATCAGGACTACCCAGTTTCCACg CACTCAAAGATGGTGATATGAGCATTAATTCTCCACTGATGTGGCTCCAAGGTGGGGTTGGAGATCAGGGAATGCAATCTTTGAATTTCCAGGGATTTGGGGTTACACCGTGGGTGCAGCCAAGGCTTGATGCTTCACTGCCAGGTTTACAACCTGATTTATACCAAGCTATGGCAGCTGCTGCACTTCAGGAAATGAGGGCAGTAGATCCTACAAAATGTTCATCGCAGTCTCTTCTGCCATTCCAACAATCTCAAAATGTTTCCAATGGACCTGCTGGTTTGATTCAACGACAGATGTTACCACAATCCCAATCGCAAAGTACTTTTCTTCAAAGCTTTCAAGAAAACCAGGCTCCTGCACAGGCTCAGCTTCTCCAACAACAGATTCAACGTTACCATCCCTATAGTGATCAGCGGCAACAACAGCATcaacagcagcagcagccaCAACTTCAACAGTCACAGCAATTGCATCAGTTGTCTGTTCAGCAACATATTCCGAATGTCATTTCTTCTCTATCAAATTTTGCATCTGTTACTCAGTCCCACTCTCCATCTCTGCAGGCAATCCCTTCGCAATGCCAGCAGCAGACCTTTACTGACCCTGTCACAAATCCTATTTCCTCATCTGATGTTTCCCCTATGCATAGTATACTAGGTTCGCTATCCCAGGATGGAGGGTCCCACTTACTAAACTTGAATGGATCAAACTCTGtaatctcttcttcttccttgttaTCTAAACAAATCACAGTTGAGCCACAGCTTCCATCTGGAACTGCTCAATGTGTACTGCCCCAGGTGGAACAGTTGGGAACACCACAATCATCAAATGTTTCTGAGCTCGCTAGTTTGCCTCCATTTCCTGGGAGAGAGTACTCTTCATACCAAGGTGCTACAGATCCGCAGAGCAATCTTTTGTTTGGAGTTAACATTGATTCTTCATCTCTTATGCTGCAGAATGGGATGTCAAATCTGAGGAACATTGGAAGTGAAAATGATTCATTGTCTATGCCATTTGGTTCTTCAAATTATTCAAGTGCTGCAGGCACTGATTTTCCACTTAATTCGGACATGACCACTTCAAGTTGTGTAGATGAATCAGGATTCTTGCAGTCTTCCGAAAATGTGGACCAAGCAAATCCACCAACTAGAACCTTTGTGAAG GTTCACAAGGCAGGGTCCTTTGGGAGATCACTGGATATTTCTAAGTTCAGCAGCTATGATGAGCTGCGCAGTGAGCTCGCACGCATGTTTGGTCTTGAAGGCCAACTACAGGACCCTCAGAGATCAGGCTGGCAGCTTGTATTTGTTGACCGGGAGAATGATGTTCTTCTCCTTGGTGATGACCCTTGGCA GGAGTTTGTAAACAATGTGTGGTATATCAAGATACTGTCTCCACTAGAAGTGCAAGAGATGGGCAAGAATGGCCTCAATCCAACGAGTTCTGTCCCGAGCCAAAAACTTAGGAACAGCAGCAATACTTGCGATGACTTTGTTGGCCGACAGGAGTTGAGAAATTCGAGCAATGGGATTGCATCTATGGGATCTCTCGACTACTAA
- the LOC107416647 gene encoding non-specific lipid-transfer protein A, translating into MKNVAIAVFVALAMVAFMVEPGQAIPCPQVESYLSPCVPYLTNGGTPTQACCTGVSNIQKNTPTVADRQGACQCIKDAASRLPKIDEAAATNLPTACNVKIGVPISKSINCKDVK; encoded by the exons ATGAAGAACGTTGCCATAGCCGTGTTTGTAGCTCTAGCCATGGTTGCTTTCATGGTTGAACCGGGACAAGCCATTCCTTGCCCTCAGGTGGAATCCTACCTCTCTCCTTGCGTTCCATACCTCACTAATGGTGGAACACCAACACAAGCATGTTGCACCGGTGTTTCCAACATCCAAAAGAACACTCCAACTGTGGCTGACAGGCAAGGAGCTTGCCAATGTATCAAAGACGCTGCTTCTCGTCTACCTAAGATTGATGAAGCTGCGGCCACCAATCTCCCAACTGCTTGTAATGTCAAAATCGGTGTTCCCATCTCCAAGAGCATCAATTGCAAAGA TGTGAAATGA